One segment of Brassica napus cultivar Da-Ae unplaced genomic scaffold, Da-Ae ScsIHWf_2682;HRSCAF=3440, whole genome shotgun sequence DNA contains the following:
- the LOC125601890 gene encoding receptor-like cytoplasmic kinase 1 — MSCFGWCGNDDGFRNGDDTRPMPSHIPAGDSGSHYLRSDPPMNQPVVQMEPIAVPAIPADELSDVTENYGSKALVGEGSYGRVFHGVLKSGITSAIKKLDSSKQPDQEFLSQISMVSRLRHENVIALVGYCVDGPLRVLAYEYAPNGSLHDVLHGRKGVKGALRGPVMTWHQRVKIAVGAARGLEYLHEKVNPQVIHRDIKSSNVLLFDDDVAKIGDFDLSNQAPDMAARLHSTRVLGTFGYHAPEYAMTGTLSTKSDVYSFGVVLLELLTGRKPVDHTLPRGQQSLVTWATPKLSEDKVKLCVDARLLGEYPSKAVAKLAAVAALCVQYEANFRPNMSIVVKALQPLLNPPRSTPHRNPY, encoded by the exons ATGAGCTGCTTTGGTTGGTGTGGGAATGATGATGGTTTCCGTAATGGTGATGATACTAGACCAATGCCAAGCCACATCCCTGCAG GTGACAGTGGAAGCCACTATCTAAGATCTGATCCACCCATGAATCAGCCCGTTGTTCAGATGGAGCCTATTGCTGTACCAGCCATCCCAGCTGATGAACTGAGTGATGTAACCGAGAACTATGGTTCCAAGGCCTTGGTGGGTGAGGGCTCTTATGGAAGGGTGTTTCACGGTGTTCTTAAAAGCGGTATCACATCTGCCATCAAGAAACTTGATTCTAGCAAGCAGCCTGACCAAGAATTTCTTTCCCAG ATATCAATGGTTTCGAGATTGCGACACGAAAATGTTATTGCGCTTGTGGGTTATTGTGTTGATGGCCCTCTCCGTGTTCTTGCTTATGAGTATGCTCCTAACGGATCTCTTCATGATGTTCTTCATG GCCGAAAAGGCGTGAAAGGAGCGCTGCGAGGTCCTGTTATGACGTGGCATCAGAGAGTCAAGATCGCTGTTGGTGCAGCCAGAGGGCTTGAGTACTTGCACGAGAAGGTCAACCCTCAGGTTATCCACCGTGACATCAAATCCAGCAACGTGCTTCTCTTTGATGACGATGTTGCCAAGATTGGTGACTTCGATCTCTCTAATCAAGCGCCTGACATGGCTGCTCGACTTCACTCTACTCGTGTACTAGGAACCTTTGGCTATCACGCTCCTGA GTATGCAATGACGGGAACATTGAGCACAAAGAGCGACGTGTACAGTTTTGGCGTTGTTCTGCTAGAGCTCCTTACTGGTCGTAAACCAGTCGACCATACCTTACCTCGTGGACAACAAAGTCTAGTGACTTGG GCAACCCCTAAACTGAGCGAAGACAAGGTGAAGCTATGTGTTGATGCAAGACTACTTGGAGAGTACCCCTCCAAAGCTGTTGCCAAG ctAGCTGCGGTGGCTGCACTGTGCGTGCAATATGAGGCAAATTTTAGACCAAACATGAGCATTGTGGTGAAGGCACTTCAACCTCTTTTGAACCCTCCTCGTTCTACTCCACATAGGAACCCTTATTGA